Proteins encoded within one genomic window of Conchiformibius steedae:
- the ftsA gene encoding cell division protein FtsA, whose protein sequence is MAENKQYISALDIGTSKVIALIGELIDDEIHIVGIGQAPSRGLKAGMVTNIDATSQAIKQAMSEAEHMADCKVTGLITGIAGNHIRSLNSQGVVRIKDGEVTQADIDRAKETSKAVNIPPDHQVLHTVVQEYIIDNQPGVREPIGMSGIRLDTRVHIITGAVTAMQNIQKCVQRCGLVVDDIMLQPLASADAVLTEDEKELGVCVVDIGGGTTDIAVYTNGAIRHTAVIPVAGDLITRDLAHALRTPSSSAEYIKVHYGVALANIEGLDDMVEVPSVGDRRSRQISRRVLASVIQPRVEEILELTLNELRRSGFPEEVLTSGIVLTGGASLLRGMVELAEDVFNLPVRIGVPPEMPGLSERVRNPRYSTVIGLLQAAKEQHERNPRGRSVVSTRKPIPAPKPVASDPLFDPEPPETVRYQQNRYEQPPQPSLFARIKEWINRTL, encoded by the coding sequence ATGGCTGAAAACAAACAATATATCAGTGCGTTGGATATCGGCACATCAAAAGTCATCGCCCTAATCGGCGAGCTTATCGATGATGAAATCCATATTGTCGGCATCGGACAAGCCCCTTCGCGCGGATTAAAAGCGGGCATGGTTACCAATATCGACGCCACGTCGCAGGCCATCAAACAGGCAATGTCGGAAGCCGAACACATGGCCGATTGTAAAGTAACCGGTCTGATTACCGGTATTGCCGGCAACCACATCCGCAGCCTCAATTCGCAAGGCGTGGTGCGGATTAAAGACGGCGAAGTGACCCAAGCCGACATCGACCGCGCCAAAGAAACCTCTAAAGCCGTCAATATCCCCCCCGACCACCAAGTCCTGCACACCGTGGTGCAGGAATACATTATCGACAACCAGCCCGGTGTGCGCGAACCCATCGGCATGAGCGGCATCCGTTTGGATACCCGCGTGCACATTATTACAGGTGCGGTTACCGCCATGCAAAACATTCAGAAATGCGTGCAGCGTTGCGGTTTGGTGGTGGACGACATCATGCTTCAGCCCTTGGCAAGTGCCGATGCGGTACTGACCGAAGACGAAAAAGAATTGGGCGTGTGCGTGGTGGACATTGGCGGCGGAACCACCGATATTGCCGTTTACACTAATGGTGCAATTCGTCATACCGCGGTGATTCCCGTGGCGGGCGATTTGATTACCCGCGATTTGGCACACGCGCTGCGTACCCCGTCCAGCTCTGCCGAATACATTAAAGTGCATTATGGTGTGGCGTTGGCAAATATTGAAGGTTTGGACGATATGGTGGAAGTGCCCAGCGTGGGCGACCGCCGTTCGCGCCAGATTTCGCGCCGCGTATTGGCAAGTGTGATTCAGCCGCGTGTGGAAGAAATTTTGGAACTGACGCTGAACGAGTTGCGCCGTTCCGGTTTCCCCGAAGAAGTTTTGACTTCGGGCATCGTATTAACCGGCGGTGCATCGCTGTTGCGCGGTATGGTGGAATTGGCAGAAGACGTGTTCAATCTGCCTGTGCGTATCGGCGTACCCCCCGAAATGCCTGGTTTGTCCGAGCGTGTCCGCAACCCGCGTTATTCCACCGTAATCGGTTTGCTGCAGGCCGCCAAAGAACAGCACGAGCGCAATCCGCGCGGACGTTCCGTGGTTTCTACCCGCAAGCCCATTCCCGCGCCCAAGCCTGTTGCGTCCGACCCGTTGTTTGACCCCGAGCCGCCCGAAACCGTCCGTTACCAGCAAAACCGTTACGAGCAGCCGCCGCAGCCCAGCCTGTTTGCCCGCATCAAAGAATGGATTAACCGCACCTTGTAA
- a CDS encoding cell division protein FtsQ/DivIB has translation MKNPKRSANSWAVRALYGVVIVFLLGAGLRWASYHSYFHIATVDVVNVHAGEPLRYVDKQKLFDTVKPYLSGSSFYVDLDAAQETARRFTWVSDVKIERTSYNTITLTVKEHEPVARWVRQGHTAGLVDADGQIFQADFDAPLPEFDGAAEDQPQMVTQYRSFSNELKPLRLQILRLQYTPRSSWSMMLNNGIELRLGKQEVNTRMNRFVNAWQHSLREKALQLDYVDMRYPDGFATRNRARAANSATEALEMALAADRVGEEEAASAPNSDDLPN, from the coding sequence ATGAAAAATCCTAAACGTTCTGCGAACAGCTGGGCTGTCAGGGCATTATACGGTGTGGTTATCGTGTTTTTATTGGGCGCGGGCTTGCGCTGGGCGAGCTACCACAGTTATTTTCATATTGCCACTGTTGATGTGGTCAACGTGCATGCGGGCGAGCCGCTGCGCTATGTGGACAAACAAAAACTGTTTGACACCGTCAAACCCTATTTGAGCGGCAGTTCTTTTTATGTGGATTTGGACGCGGCGCAAGAAACAGCACGGCGTTTTACTTGGGTAAGCGATGTCAAAATCGAGCGCACATCTTACAATACCATTACCCTGACCGTGAAAGAACACGAACCCGTAGCGCGTTGGGTGCGCCAAGGGCATACGGCGGGTTTGGTGGACGCCGACGGGCAGATTTTTCAGGCGGATTTTGACGCGCCGCTGCCCGAATTTGACGGCGCAGCCGAAGACCAGCCGCAAATGGTTACCCAATACAGAAGTTTTTCAAATGAGTTAAAGCCTTTGCGTTTGCAGATTCTGCGTTTACAATATACCCCGCGCTCATCGTGGTCGATGATGCTCAACAACGGCATCGAGCTGCGTTTGGGCAAGCAGGAAGTGAATACACGCATGAACCGCTTTGTGAATGCGTGGCAGCATTCCCTGCGTGAAAAAGCCCTGCAGTTGGATTATGTGGATATGCGCTATCCGGACGGGTTTGCCACCCGCAACCGTGCGCGTGCCGCAAATAGTGCCACCGAAGCGCTGGAAATGGCTTTGGCTGCCGACAGGGTCGGGGAAGAAGAAGCAGCGTCCGCCCCGAATTCAGATGATTTACCCAATTAA
- a CDS encoding D-alanine--D-alanine ligase, translating into MQNFGKTAVLAGGFSAEREVSLSSGAAVLAALKSKGIDAHLFDPAATDLSELKNQGFTVAFNVLHGTYGEDGTVQGALEALGMPYTGCGVLASALGMDKYRCKLIWQALGLPVPPFAVLHDNSDFTAVEAQLGLPLFVKPAAEGSSVGVHKVKQAGELAQVYHQLRGQKLHGEILAEQFVSGGEYTCGVLNGEPMPTVRIIPQTEFYDYEAKYLRNDTVYQCPSDLPPERETEMRDLAVRAFAAIGGANNCGRVDFLRGENGELYVLEANTLPGMTDHSLIPKAAAQSGIGFADLCVKILETAYEKS; encoded by the coding sequence ATGCAGAATTTCGGCAAGACAGCCGTATTGGCGGGCGGTTTTTCCGCCGAACGCGAAGTGTCGCTGTCCAGCGGCGCGGCGGTGCTGGCAGCCTTAAAAAGTAAAGGCATTGACGCGCACCTGTTTGACCCTGCTGCCACCGATTTAAGCGAACTGAAAAATCAAGGTTTTACTGTGGCGTTTAATGTGTTGCACGGCACTTACGGCGAAGACGGCACGGTGCAGGGCGCGTTAGAGGCATTGGGTATGCCCTACACGGGCTGCGGCGTGTTGGCGTCTGCCTTGGGCATGGACAAATACCGTTGCAAACTGATTTGGCAGGCTTTGGGCTTGCCCGTGCCGCCGTTTGCCGTGTTGCACGACAACAGCGATTTTACTGCTGTAGAAGCGCAATTGGGTTTGCCTTTGTTTGTCAAACCCGCCGCCGAAGGCAGCAGCGTGGGCGTGCATAAAGTGAAACAGGCAGGCGAGTTGGCGCAGGTTTACCATCAGTTGCGCGGGCAAAAACTGCACGGCGAGATTTTGGCAGAGCAGTTTGTTTCGGGTGGCGAATACACCTGCGGCGTATTAAATGGCGAGCCCATGCCCACCGTACGGATTATTCCGCAAACCGAATTTTACGATTACGAAGCCAAATACCTGCGTAACGATACCGTTTACCAATGCCCGTCCGATTTGCCGCCCGAACGCGAAACCGAAATGCGCGATTTGGCGGTACGCGCCTTTGCCGCTATCGGTGGGGCGAACAATTGCGGGCGTGTGGATTTTTTGCGCGGAGAAAACGGCGAATTATACGTTTTGGAAGCCAATACCCTGCCCGGCATGACCGACCACAGCCTGATTCCCAAAGCCGCCGCGCAGTCGGGCATCGGTTTTGCCGATTTATGTGTTAAAATTTTAGAAACCGCTTATGAAAAATCCTAA